Genomic segment of Denticeps clupeoides chromosome 13, fDenClu1.1, whole genome shotgun sequence:
CATCCCATTTAAAATCAAAACTGAACGCGTAACAGAGATAAAGACTCCGTTCCTCAAAACTCAGATGAGCTTACAGCAAGcgtgggaagaaaaaaaaccggCGAATTACCTTCACGCTGACCCTCACCATGCGGTCAGTTCTCCCCGGATCCTCCAGAAGGTCCCACAGTTCGGCAGCGCTGAGATGCCAGAGGTCCCGTCCCATGGACATGTCAACTTCTAGCTCCCCGCACCTTCTGTCGAGTCTAATTCCATTTCGTCTCCGGTGGCTGTTGTGGCTCCACACCGAGAACGTCGCCCTTCCAATAAAACCAGCCGCTGAGTGGGATCGGTTACAGAACACGACACGGCACGTGGTTTTCTCCTGCATCTATATGTGTGGACGAGAAacatgaattttaatttttattatttcatctcTAAGACAAAATAGAAGGATATTTGAAagtattcatcttttttttttttatgaaaatgaactGAATTTTAAATATTAGTGAGTTTTTTTTCATCCAACTGTCAGTTTGAAGTGAACAGAATATTTCGGTGAAATCTGCTGATACGGAGATGTTTACATGCACGGTGAGCTGAAGGAACGTCCTCCGTTTCCTCCTCAGAGGGTCCAGAGTCCTGCTTCTCGAACTGGTTCACGTTCAACCTCCAACCTTGCGTGTCATCGGCCTGTTAACCATCACCAGATTCTTACTGAGCAGAATTCAGGAACCTCGTATGGTTTCCCTTCACTTTATTCTAGTTCctttttaaagcttttaaagGTCAACCCCTTGAACCCCCAATCCTGCTGCCTCACACTTGTCCATCCGTCCTGCTTCCACGCAGTTCCCAGATCATGGTGTTCTTCAGTTCACCTATAATGTTCACATGTACCTGTGTAGGAAGAGACTTCTGGGTAAAGTCCCTGTTACGTAACAGCTGCGTTCATCCTGTAAGCACCAAGGAACAACACTCAccttaaatgtgtgtgtgtgtgtgtgtgtgtgtgtgagtccatGTTTGTGAGattgtgagtgcgtgtgtgtgtgagtgcatgtttgtgagattgtgagtgcgtgtgtgtgtgagtgcatgtttgtgagattgtgagtgcgtgtgtgtgagtgcatgtttgcgtgagtgtgtgtatatatgtgtgtgtatgtttgtatgtgtatatatttgtgtgtgtgtgtgtatgtttatctgtgtgtgtatgtgtatatatatgtgtgtgtgtgtatgtgtatatatatgtgtgtgtgtgtatgtgtatatatttgtgagagtgtgagtgtgtgtgtatgtttgtatctgtgtgtgtatgtctatatatatgtgtgtgtgtgtgtatgtgtatatatttgtgagtgtgtatgtgtgtatgtttgtatctgtgtgtgtatgtgtatatatatgtgtgtgtgtgtgtgtgtatgtgtatatatttgtgagggtgtgtgtgtatatatttgtgagagtgtgtgtgtatatatttgtgtgtgtgagtgtcgtCATGTTGTGGAGCAGCATGTGCTCGGTGGCGTGTCCTTGCCGCATGTAAACAGTCTGTCTCCAGGTATAGCTGCGCTGGGCTAAATGCAGCTCTGGCTGCAGCCTAATCCTCTTTCCTCTGATCATCTCCCCGTCTGAGGAGCATCGCCTGTCCACACAGCTCCAGTGTGGACGCTGACATGGGCGAGCAGGACAATGAGGTCCTCTGCTGCTCTGATGATCATTAACCCGGAGCCGCGCTTCTCCACCAGGATCCCCGAGCTCGTCTCTGTCTCTGGGCTGGACTCTGCTCTGCAGTGAGGCGACCATGAGCCTGGACAGCAGCACGGAGCTGGACCCGGACTACCACGCCGAGCTGGCCGACATGGTGGCGGCCATCAACGTGTCCACCAGCCGCCTGACGCCGCCCAACGGCCTCCGTTCCGGGCGCGGCAGGAACGACGGGCTGGACGCCGGCGGAAGACACCGGCTGTGTCTCTCGGACCGGAAGCTGTCCCTGCAGGAGCGCGGGACGTACCAGGGACTCGGCGGCCGGGCCGGGCGAAGGCCCACCATCGAGTCCAAGCGCGTGTCCATCTCCGACGCTCAGGTCGAATCCGCCGGAGCGATGATGGATCCGGTGTTTTGGGTGCTTGTTGAATATTAATCCGCCGCTTTCGTTTCTTCAGGACTGTATTCAGCTCAACCAGTACAAGCTGAAGGACGAGATCGGAAAAGTGAGTCCCCTCCCTCCAGacgttctacatttacatttacagcatttaccagacgtccttatccagagcgccttagaatcagtagttacagggacagtcccccccctggagacactcacggttaagtgtcctgctcagggacacgatggtagtaagtggggtttgaacctgggtcttctggttcacaggcaagtgtgttacacactaggctactaccacccagtagttacagggacagtcccccctggagacactcagggttaagtgtcctgctcagggacacgatggtagtaagtggggtttgaacctgggtcttctggtccatagtcgagtgtgttacccgctaagctactaccacccagtagttacagggacagtccccccctggagacactcagggttaagtgtcctgctcagggacacgatggtagtaagtggggtttgaacctgggtcttctggttcatagtcgagtgtgttacccgctaggatacTACCAGCTCTAGAACTCGTTACATGACGTTATTCACCGCATGGACGTTCCGTGTTGTTCCTCCAGGGATCGTACGGCGTGGTGAAGCTGGCCTACAACGAGGACGATGAGCAATATTACGTAAGGCCCGAGTTCTCCGTTCCTTTCCAAACTAAGTATCAGCAGATATCAGCTGTCACTTTTTACTGACGTGACGTGTTCCCCTCAGGCGATGAAAGTCGTCTCCAAGAAGAAGCTGATGAAACAGTACGGATTCCCACGTCAGTAGGAAGCGACAATGAAACGTTCCCCATTTCTTTCCTTGCGTGTTCCAAATGTAAAGTTCTTTGTGGAACGTCAGGTCGGCCTCCACCAACGCGTCCTGATGATCGGCGGTCGAAGGTGTTCGGGCCGCTGGAGCGCGTCTACCAGGAGATCGCCATCCTGAAAAAGCTCGACCATCTCAACATTGTCAAACTAGTAGAAGTGCGTGTCACAAATCGCTTTGTATTTATTCATCTGAGTCTCTGGCGTGTAGTAAATAATGATCTGGATGTGCGTGTATTTTCCGCAGGTCCTGGACGATCCAGCTGAAGACAACCTTCACATGGGTCAGATTATTAGTCCTTCTCAGTTTTAGCCGGACTGTGGGAGAcatgtcatgtgactgcattttttccctctcttcctcctcctcagtgTTCGAGCTGGTGCCGAAGGGGTGAGTATGTGTCTCCTGTGTCTCCTGTGTCTGGTGGACAAGTTCACCCGTGAGTCTGTCGAAGCCTGATGTGTGAGTGGCGGTCTGTTTCAGGCCGGTGATGGAGGTCCCCACTGACTCCCCGTTTAGCGAGGACCAGGCTCGCCTCTACCTCCGAGACATCATCCTGGGCCTGGAATACTGTGGGTGTCTTCTGTCTGTTCTGATGATGAGGATGTGGGTGGGGTCAGTGGGTGGTGCTCTGAGGGACCCATGTGTCTCCTTTTGCCCTCCTCAGTGCACTACCAGAAGATCATCCACCGGGACATCAAACCCTCCAACCTGCTGCTGGGGGATGACGGCCATGTGAAGATCGCTGACTTCGGGGTCAGTAATGAGTTTGAGGGAAGCGATGCTCTCCTGTCCAGCACGGCAGGAACTCCAGCCTTCATGGCACCTGAGACCCTCACTGAGCAGAAGCAGAGCTTCAGCGGGAAGGTCAGTCACCAACATCATCCTGTACTTCTGAACCCACAGCTCTGACCTTTAAATCATGTCTCTGGTCTCTTCTCTGCTCCAGGCTCTGGACGTCTGGGCCTTGGGTGTCACCTTGTTCTGTTTTGTCTATGGGAAGGTGGGTCCAGTGACAGTGGAACCGGTGAGCTGGTGGTTTGCTTGTTGTAAATGACAACGCTCCTCTGTCCCCTCCCAGTGTCCCTTCATTGATGAGTACATCTTAGGCCTTCATGAGAAGATCAGGAACGCGTCGGTGGAGTTCCCGGTGACGTGAGTACCTTCTAAAAACAGCCACAGAGCTCAGAGTCACAGCGCGATTACAGTTCAGAGGAGGATTAGAGATGGACGGTGCTTTACACTGCTGCATGTGTTAgtgactgtgtgagtgtgtgtgtgtctctctgtgtttcagtgactgtgtatgtgagtgaagtgaagagattgtcacatgtgatacacagcacacggtgcacacagtgaaatttgtcctctgcatttaacgcatcaccctgagtgagcagtgggcaccatgacaggcgcccggggaccagtgtgtggggacggtgctttgctcagtggcaccttggcggatcgggattcgaaccggcaaccttctgattacggggccgcttccttaacctctaggccaccactgtgtgtgtctctgtgtattggtgactgtgtgtgagtgtgtctgtgtctctgtgtattggtgactgtgtgtgtgcctctgtgttagtgactgtgtgtgagtgtgtctgtgtctctgtgtattggtgactgtgtgtgtgcctctgtgttggtgactgtgtgtgcgagtgtgtgtgtgactgtgtgtgtgtctctgtgttagtgactgtgtgtgagtgtgtctgtgtctctctgtattggtgactgtgtgtgttagtgactttgtgtgtgtgtgttaatgaatgtgtgagtttctgtgtgtgtgactgtgtgtgtgcctctgtgttagtgactgtgtgtgtgttagtgaatgtgtgtgtgactgtgtgtgtctctgtgtattggtgactgtgtgtgttcctctcaGGCCTCAGATAAGTGTTGAGCTCCAGGATCTTCTTGTCCAGATGCTGGATAAAGACCCAGAGAGCAGAATCCCTGTTCCTGACATCAAGGTGAAGGTGGAACTGCTGGGTTCCTGCTGGGTTCCTGTTCATCTCTGAACTACACACGGGTTATTCTGCTGTATTCATTGTGGGTATTTGGACTGTATTGCATCAGCTCCACCCGTGGGTGACACTAGATGGTGCTGCCCCCCTGCCCCTGGAGGAGGAACACTGTACCGTGGTGGAGGTGACAGAAGAGGAGGTGCAGAACTCGGTTAAACTTATTCCCAGCCTGTCTACTGTGGTACGTATATCATCTTCTAGAACCTCAGTTTCACCCTGGAAATATCACATTTTCCACGTCGTTATGCTGATGATCATGGACTTCAACGTGATCACCTTTCATATCCGTGATGGTTTCTCCTCGCCTTCGCAGATTCTGGTCAAGTCGATGCTGAGAAAGCGTTCCTTCAGTAACCCCTTCGAGTTTCCTGGGAAGAGGGAGAACCGGTCCATGTCGGCGCCTGGGGATCTGTTGTCGTAAGTAGATCCAAGATCATCCATGCTGGGTCCAGTCTGAGCCCAGGATTCATTCTACTTCCTGTTCTAATATCCAGTTTATAGAGTGTTGGTGCAAATTCTAACTCTGTGTTCTCCCCTCTGATCCTGCAGAGATAACTGGTTTCGCTCTGGCATTATGGTTCATCCATCTCTAAGGTAAATCTGAGCTTTTGAAGGCTGGTTTTGAACTTTT
This window contains:
- the camkk1b gene encoding calcium/calmodulin-dependent protein kinase kinase 1b, coding for MSLDSSTELDPDYHAELADMVAAINVSTSRLTPPNGLRSGRGRNDGLDAGGRHRLCLSDRKLSLQERGTYQGLGGRAGRRPTIESKRVSISDAQDCIQLNQYKLKDEIGKGSYGVVKLAYNEDDEQYYAMKVVSKKKLMKQYGFPRRPPPTRPDDRRSKVFGPLERVYQEIAILKKLDHLNIVKLVEVLDDPAEDNLHMVFELVPKGPVMEVPTDSPFSEDQARLYLRDIILGLEYLHYQKIIHRDIKPSNLLLGDDGHVKIADFGVSNEFEGSDALLSSTAGTPAFMAPETLTEQKQSFSGKALDVWALGVTLFCFVYGKCPFIDEYILGLHEKIRNASVEFPVTPQISVELQDLLVQMLDKDPESRIPVPDIKLHPWVTLDGAAPLPLEEEHCTVVEVTEEEVQNSVKLIPSLSTVILVKSMLRKRSFSNPFEFPGKRENRSMSAPGDLLSDNWFRSGIMVHPSLRNGSSSGSSRDGELEDLHEDGVSS